A single Streptomyces sp. Edi2 DNA region contains:
- a CDS encoding Ku protein, whose amino-acid sequence MRSIWNGSISFGLVTIPVKTYSATERTSSVSFVRIHDKDGAQVQYRKICELDGEEVPNEEVGKGYQAPGDETVVPITDDDLSQLPMPTAKTLSILSFVDPAEIDPLQMDKAYYLGPNGASATKPYTLLREALEHHQKVAVGKVAMRGRESLAMLRAYDQAIVMHTLLWPDQIRSADGVAPDDVDLRENELTLAETLMDSLGELDPAELHDDYREAVEELVAAKVEGGEPAAPAASDSSGAQVIDLTAALEKSVRAAQGGGEPDARAESASVTSLRGRKPAKKKAEAGPRASGRSGTPAKKAAKKTSSGSATAKKTTGKKTASAAKTSGGRTKAASPARKTGTSSRTSGAGASTKKASKSTAKKATGGKAGRKTG is encoded by the coding sequence ATGCGATCTATCTGGAACGGCTCCATCTCCTTCGGTCTGGTCACCATCCCCGTGAAGACCTACAGCGCCACCGAGCGCACCTCGTCGGTCTCTTTCGTGCGCATTCACGACAAGGACGGCGCGCAGGTCCAGTACCGGAAGATCTGTGAGCTCGACGGCGAGGAGGTCCCGAACGAGGAGGTCGGCAAGGGCTATCAGGCGCCGGGCGACGAGACCGTCGTACCGATCACCGACGACGATCTGTCCCAGCTGCCGATGCCGACCGCCAAGACGCTGTCGATCCTGTCCTTCGTCGACCCCGCCGAGATCGATCCCCTCCAGATGGACAAGGCCTACTACCTGGGCCCCAACGGAGCATCCGCGACCAAGCCGTACACCCTGCTGCGGGAGGCGCTGGAGCACCACCAAAAGGTCGCGGTCGGCAAGGTGGCGATGCGGGGGCGGGAGTCGCTGGCGATGCTGCGGGCGTACGACCAGGCGATCGTGATGCATACGCTGCTGTGGCCCGATCAGATCCGTTCCGCCGACGGAGTGGCACCCGACGATGTCGACCTTCGCGAGAACGAGCTGACGCTGGCCGAGACGCTGATGGACTCCCTGGGCGAGCTGGACCCCGCCGAACTCCACGACGACTACCGCGAGGCCGTCGAGGAGCTGGTGGCCGCCAAGGTGGAGGGCGGGGAGCCGGCCGCCCCCGCCGCGTCGGACAGCTCCGGCGCCCAGGTCATCGATCTCACGGCGGCCCTGGAGAAGAGCGTGCGGGCGGCGCAGGGCGGCGGGGAGCCCGACGCCCGGGCGGAGTCGGCGTCCGTGACCTCCCTACGGGGGCGGAAGCCGGCGAAGAAGAAGGCCGAGGCCGGGCCGCGCGCCTCCGGTCGGAGCGGCACTCCGGCGAAGAAGGCGGCGAAGAAGACCAGCTCCGGTTCGGCCACCGCGAAGAAGACCACCGGCAAGAAGACGGCGTCCGCGGCGAAGACCTCCGGCGGCCGGACGAAGGCCGCTTCGCCGGCCAGGAAGACCGGCACGAGCTCCCGCACCTCGGGCGCCGGCGCCTCCACGAAGAAGGCATCGAAGAGCACCGCCAAGAAGGCGACGGGCGGGAAGGCGGGCCGGAAGACGGGCTGA
- the ligD gene encoding non-homologous end-joining DNA ligase: protein MSPITDVEGRRLPLTNLDKVLYAETATTKGEVLHYCTTVAGPLLAHLHDRPLSFLRYPDGPEGQCFFTKNVPPGAPSWVKTCEVPHTTSGPARQVLLQDLPSLVWAANLVVELHTPQWKCQAPGIADRLVLDLDPGAPATIVECCAAAQWLYDRLAADGLEVCAKTSGSKGLHLIVPIEPTPSERATAYAKTLATEAAAALPDLVVPKMTKALRPGKVFLDFSQNAAAKTTAVAYTLRARPTPTVSAPVTRDEIAECTDPRQLSFLFDEIAPRLAHHGDLLGPLLDPDRARPLPRAAPPRAPAAPNRTGPKRSST, encoded by the coding sequence ATGTCGCCGATCACCGACGTGGAGGGGCGGCGCCTCCCGCTGACCAACCTGGACAAGGTCCTCTACGCCGAGACCGCCACCACCAAGGGCGAGGTCCTGCACTACTGCACCACCGTCGCCGGCCCGCTGCTCGCCCACCTCCACGACCGGCCGCTCTCCTTCCTGCGCTACCCCGACGGGCCGGAAGGCCAGTGCTTCTTCACCAAGAACGTGCCGCCCGGTGCGCCCTCCTGGGTGAAGACCTGCGAGGTCCCCCATACGACATCCGGGCCCGCCCGTCAGGTGCTGCTGCAGGACCTGCCCTCGCTGGTCTGGGCCGCGAACCTGGTCGTCGAACTGCACACCCCGCAGTGGAAGTGCCAGGCACCGGGCATCGCGGACCGCCTCGTCCTCGACCTGGATCCCGGCGCCCCGGCGACCATCGTGGAGTGCTGCGCCGCCGCGCAGTGGCTGTACGACCGGCTGGCCGCCGACGGCCTGGAGGTCTGCGCGAAGACCAGCGGCTCCAAGGGACTGCACCTCATCGTGCCCATCGAACCCACCCCCTCCGAGCGGGCCACCGCATACGCCAAGACCCTCGCCACCGAGGCCGCGGCGGCCCTCCCGGACCTTGTCGTGCCCAAGATGACCAAGGCCCTGCGTCCCGGCAAGGTCTTCCTCGACTTCTCCCAGAACGCCGCCGCCAAGACCACCGCCGTCGCCTACACGCTGCGTGCCCGCCCCACCCCCACCGTCTCCGCCCCCGTCACCCGGGACGAGATCGCCGAGTGCACCGATCCACGGCAACTCAGCTTCCTCTTCGACGAGATCGCACCCCGCCTCGCACACCACGGCGACCTGCTCGGCCCGCTCCTCGACCCCGACCGGGCCCGGCCACTGCCGCGTGCGGCACCCCCGCGTGCGCCCGCAGCCCCCAACCGGACCGGTCCCAAGCGGAGTTCGACGTAG
- a CDS encoding S4 domain-containing protein, protein MASDEGTTRIDSWIWSVRLTKTRSMAAAACRAGHVRVNGERVKPAHAVRNGDEVRLRHAGRERIVVVSRLVRKRVGAAVAAECFIDNSPPVPPREEVPVVALRERGTGRPTKRDRREIDQLRGL, encoded by the coding sequence ATGGCTTCAGACGAGGGGACCACCCGCATCGACAGCTGGATCTGGTCGGTACGGCTCACCAAGACGCGGTCGATGGCCGCGGCGGCCTGCCGTGCGGGGCACGTACGGGTCAACGGCGAACGAGTGAAGCCGGCCCATGCGGTGCGCAACGGCGACGAGGTGCGGCTGCGGCACGCGGGCCGGGAGCGGATCGTGGTCGTCTCGCGGCTGGTGCGCAAGCGGGTGGGCGCGGCCGTTGCCGCCGAGTGCTTCATCGACAACAGTCCGCCGGTCCCGCCGCGCGAGGAGGTTCCGGTCGTCGCACTGCGCGAGCGCGGCACCGGACGGCCCACCAAGCGCGACCGCCGCGAGATCGACCAACTGCGCGGGCTCTGA
- the murJ gene encoding murein biosynthesis integral membrane protein MurJ, with protein sequence MLEGTPHTPHDTLPLRLPDRWTDDGSAGDGPEPGNEGDPVGRAPHPGRRRHAAGKRGGASNRDDESKRGGQDERKGGGEGGGLQRSSLLMALGTVVSRGTGMIRQVLQAAALGTGLLATTYTTANMVPMSIYTLLIGGALNSVLVPQLVRARAEHADGGRAHEQRLVTLVLSVLALGTGLSVWAAPQIVAVFTPDTPGHHAAFELTLVFTRFLLPQLFFYGLFFILGQVLNARNKFGAMMWTPVLNNIVLITMFGIYLGLLAGPDRIEDISPGQVDFLGIVTTGGIAVQGLALIPFVRAAGFRFRPRFDWRGTGLRKSIAAARWTLLFVLANLAAMVVVTHYAVAADQQLPTAGVGYSVYSYAQLIWTLPQSIVTVSLVTALLPRMSRAVAENRLDDLRGDLSRGLRVSGVVIVPAAFFFLALGPQTAQLLFAHGSVDAASAVPAGHMLQAFGLGLIPYSAQYLLLRGFYAFEDTRTPFWMAVWIAAVNIALATGCHLLLPARWAVTGMAAAYAVAYGIGLLVTALLLRRRLSGRLDGRRLCRTYGKLAGAAATAAAVGWLAARACSGVPVPAAWTPVLGLAAGGLCMALIFLALARALKIGELRSLPGLR encoded by the coding sequence ATGCTGGAGGGGACACCACACACGCCACACGACACACTGCCGCTTCGTCTGCCGGACCGGTGGACGGACGACGGGAGTGCCGGCGACGGACCGGAGCCCGGCAACGAGGGGGACCCGGTCGGGCGGGCTCCGCACCCGGGACGACGCCGGCACGCCGCGGGCAAACGGGGCGGCGCGAGCAACCGGGACGACGAGAGCAAGCGGGGCGGCCAGGACGAGCGCAAGGGGGGAGGCGAGGGCGGCGGCCTGCAGCGCTCCTCACTCCTGATGGCGCTGGGGACCGTGGTCTCCCGCGGCACGGGCATGATCCGGCAGGTGCTCCAGGCGGCCGCACTCGGCACCGGCCTGCTCGCCACGACGTACACCACCGCCAACATGGTCCCGATGAGCATCTACACCCTGCTGATCGGGGGTGCGCTGAACTCGGTCCTGGTGCCGCAGCTGGTACGCGCCAGGGCCGAGCACGCGGACGGTGGCCGGGCCCATGAGCAGCGCCTGGTCACCCTCGTCCTGAGCGTGCTGGCGCTGGGCACGGGGCTCTCGGTCTGGGCCGCGCCTCAGATCGTCGCCGTCTTCACGCCGGACACACCCGGTCACCATGCCGCCTTCGAGCTCACCTTGGTATTCACCCGGTTCCTGCTGCCGCAGCTCTTCTTCTACGGTCTGTTCTTCATCCTCGGCCAAGTCCTCAACGCCCGGAACAAGTTCGGCGCGATGATGTGGACGCCGGTCCTCAACAACATCGTGCTGATCACGATGTTCGGGATCTACCTCGGCCTGCTGGCGGGCCCCGACCGCATCGAGGACATCAGCCCCGGCCAGGTCGACTTCCTCGGCATCGTCACCACCGGTGGCATCGCCGTACAGGGCCTGGCCCTGATCCCCTTCGTGCGCGCCGCCGGCTTCCGCTTCCGGCCCCGTTTCGACTGGCGTGGCACCGGGCTGCGCAAGAGCATCGCGGCGGCCCGCTGGACCCTGCTGTTCGTGCTGGCCAACCTGGCCGCGATGGTCGTCGTCACGCACTACGCCGTTGCCGCCGACCAGCAACTCCCCACCGCAGGCGTCGGGTACAGCGTCTACAGCTATGCCCAGCTCATCTGGACGCTGCCGCAGTCGATCGTCACCGTCTCGCTGGTGACGGCGCTGCTGCCGCGGATGAGCCGCGCGGTCGCCGAAAACCGTCTGGACGACCTGCGCGGTGATCTCTCCCGTGGGCTGCGCGTCAGCGGCGTCGTCATCGTCCCGGCCGCCTTCTTCTTCCTCGCGCTCGGCCCGCAGACCGCCCAACTCCTTTTCGCGCACGGCAGTGTGGACGCCGCATCGGCCGTGCCTGCCGGGCACATGCTGCAGGCCTTCGGGCTCGGTCTGATCCCGTACTCGGCCCAGTACCTGCTGCTGCGGGGTTTCTACGCCTTCGAGGACACCCGCACGCCGTTCTGGATGGCCGTCTGGATCGCGGCCGTCAACATCGCCCTGGCCACCGGGTGTCATCTGCTGCTGCCCGCCCGCTGGGCGGTCACCGGTATGGCCGCGGCCTACGCCGTCGCGTACGGCATCGGGCTGCTGGTCACCGCGCTGCTGCTGCGCCGGCGGCTCTCCGGACGCCTCGACGGCCGGCGCCTGTGCCGCACCTACGGCAAGCTGGCCGGGGCCGCCGCCACGGCCGCCGCGGTCGGCTGGCTCGCGGCCCGGGCCTGCTCCGGCGTGCCCGTCCCGGCGGCCTGGACCCCTGTACTGGGCCTGGCCGCCGGCGGCCTCTGCATGGCACTGATCTTCCTGGCCCTGGCCCGCGCGCTGAAGATCGGCGAGTTGCGCAGCCTGCCAGGGTTGCGGTGA
- a CDS encoding class I SAM-dependent methyltransferase, with product MPRPDEPSPAYWNHNVHYHRLVLGAVPEGCGRALDIGCGDGLLVRRLAGRIREVTGVDRSAAMVRLARERSTRVPNAAFLEADFMTADGVTAGSYDFITAVAVVHHLDFAAAIRRMADLLAPGGRLVVIGLARNRTPLDWLVSGAGVPAALLLARHHGGKSDPPGVPVLDPAMAWREVRRAARGALPGSRYRRHLLWRYSLVWDKPHP from the coding sequence ATGCCTCGCCCTGACGAACCGTCGCCCGCTTACTGGAACCACAATGTGCACTACCACCGGCTCGTGCTGGGCGCCGTGCCGGAGGGCTGCGGACGGGCGCTGGACATCGGCTGCGGCGACGGTCTGCTGGTCCGCAGGCTGGCGGGCCGGATCCGCGAGGTGACGGGTGTGGACCGCTCGGCCGCGATGGTCCGGCTGGCCCGCGAGCGCAGCACCCGGGTGCCGAACGCCGCTTTCCTCGAGGCGGATTTCATGACGGCGGACGGCGTCACGGCGGGCAGCTACGACTTCATCACCGCGGTGGCCGTCGTCCACCACCTGGACTTCGCTGCCGCGATCCGCCGGATGGCCGACCTGCTGGCACCCGGCGGCCGCCTCGTCGTCATCGGCCTGGCCCGCAACCGGACTCCCCTGGACTGGCTGGTCAGCGGCGCGGGCGTGCCTGCTGCCCTCCTTCTGGCGCGGCATCACGGGGGCAAGTCCGATCCGCCGGGGGTACCCGTCCTGGATCCGGCCATGGCATGGCGCGAGGTCCGGCGCGCGGCGCGGGGCGCGTTGCCGGGAAGCCGCTACCGCCGCCATCTGCTGTGGCGCTATTCGCTGGTGTGGGACAAGCCGCACCCCTGA
- a CDS encoding YchJ family metal-binding protein, which produces MPRRPAAAVSAASPCPCGRTEAYGDCCAPFHQGSATAPTAERLMRSRYSAFAVGDAGYLLRTWHPTTRPGSLELDPAQRWSGLDILGTTGGSAFHAEGTVEFRAHFTLHGHADSQYEHSRFVRENGQWVYLDALPSA; this is translated from the coding sequence GTGCCGCGCCGCCCGGCCGCCGCTGTCAGCGCCGCCTCACCGTGCCCGTGCGGACGGACCGAGGCCTACGGCGACTGCTGCGCCCCCTTTCACCAGGGGAGCGCCACCGCCCCGACCGCGGAGCGCCTGATGCGTTCGCGCTACAGCGCCTTTGCCGTCGGTGACGCCGGATACCTGCTGCGCACCTGGCACCCGACGACCCGTCCCGGCAGTCTCGAACTCGACCCGGCCCAGCGCTGGAGCGGCCTGGACATCCTCGGCACCACCGGTGGCAGCGCCTTCCACGCCGAGGGCACCGTGGAATTCCGTGCCCACTTCACCCTGCACGGCCACGCCGACAGCCAGTACGAGCACAGCCGCTTCGTCCGCGAGAACGGCCAGTGGGTCTACCTCGACGCTCTGCCGTCGGCGTAG
- a CDS encoding endonuclease — translation MDNTRVNRRARTAALAIAAGTVLTVAVGQIPAGATVAPAAPHRAAAASATQHSSISAGASDAASYDNTSYDDDYYKDAVGKTGQALKDALHRIISTTQTGKLTYDQVWDALKVTDQDPGNSANVILLYSGRSQSKDAHGGNPDDWNREHVWAKSHGDFGTDTGPGTDLHHLRPADVSVNSERGDKDFDNGGTEVEGAPGSRTDDDSFEPRDAVKGDVARMILYMAVRYDGGDGFADLEPNDKVGNGTQPHIGRLSVLKQWSKQDPPDSFEKHRNQVIFDKYQHNRNPFIDHPEWVEGIW, via the coding sequence GTGGACAACACCCGCGTGAACCGCCGGGCCCGGACCGCTGCCCTGGCCATCGCCGCCGGAACAGTACTGACGGTGGCGGTCGGACAGATCCCGGCCGGTGCGACGGTCGCTCCGGCCGCCCCCCACCGTGCCGCTGCCGCGTCCGCCACCCAGCACTCGTCCATATCCGCCGGCGCATCTGATGCCGCGTCGTATGACAACACGTCCTATGACGACGACTACTACAAAGACGCCGTCGGCAAGACCGGCCAGGCGCTCAAGGATGCGCTGCACCGGATCATCAGCACCACTCAGACCGGAAAACTGACGTACGACCAGGTGTGGGACGCCCTCAAGGTCACCGACCAGGATCCCGGCAACAGCGCGAACGTCATTTTGCTGTACAGCGGCCGGTCGCAGAGCAAGGACGCCCACGGCGGCAATCCCGACGACTGGAACCGCGAGCACGTCTGGGCGAAGTCCCATGGCGACTTCGGTACCGACACCGGTCCGGGAACCGACCTCCACCACCTGCGCCCTGCGGACGTGTCCGTCAACAGCGAGCGCGGCGACAAGGACTTCGACAACGGCGGAACGGAGGTGGAAGGGGCGCCGGGCAGCCGCACCGACGACGACTCCTTCGAGCCCCGTGACGCGGTCAAGGGCGATGTCGCCCGCATGATCCTCTACATGGCGGTCCGCTACGACGGCGGCGACGGCTTCGCCGACCTGGAGCCCAACGACAAGGTCGGCAACGGCACCCAGCCGCACATCGGCCGGCTCTCCGTCCTCAAGCAGTGGAGCAAGCAGGACCCGCCGGACTCCTTCGAGAAGCACCGCAACCAGGTGATCTTCGACAAGTACCAGCACAACCGGAACCCGTTCATCGACCACCCGGAGTGGGTCGAGGGGATCTGGTAG
- a CDS encoding serine hydrolase, protein MSSASWAPVRVVTAATVCAAILLAVPGPAVADGPHGIDDLRAAAHVADPVRAESRLDGRGVQFLPRPDVPEPPDVSALSWMVTDLASGKVLAAKDAHRPLPPASTLKALFAVTVLPKFSQGEVHTVSLRDLDGIEAGSSLAGLKEDFPYRVADLWDAVFLRSGSDAVHTLAGMNGGWNRTIDDMQATADRLGARDTTVASADGFDTPGQFSSAYDLTLFGRAGLADPDFAHFAATKQTELPEEGGPDAFGIVNTNRLLVGSHGVKPYDGLIGVKNGYTTHAGNTLIAAARRDGRTLLVTVMNPQSGSRNAVYEETRALLDWGFEAAPRAAAVGVLPALEHRRSTGVSQPVAHRSRSVMPLHKTPVVAQTDVDTQARYWWFVSAAGAVGVIALAALGTALWRRRREPSESRGGESG, encoded by the coding sequence ATGTCGAGCGCGAGTTGGGCCCCCGTCAGAGTCGTTACCGCAGCCACCGTTTGTGCCGCGATCCTGCTGGCCGTGCCCGGTCCGGCGGTCGCCGATGGCCCCCATGGCATCGACGACCTGCGGGCCGCCGCGCACGTGGCCGATCCGGTCCGTGCCGAGAGCCGGCTGGACGGCCGGGGCGTGCAGTTCCTGCCCCGGCCGGACGTGCCGGAGCCACCGGATGTCTCCGCCCTGTCGTGGATGGTGACGGACCTGGCGAGCGGCAAGGTCCTCGCGGCCAAGGACGCCCACCGGCCCCTGCCACCCGCCAGCACTCTCAAGGCGCTCTTCGCCGTGACCGTGCTGCCGAAGTTCTCCCAGGGGGAGGTGCACACCGTCTCCCTCCGGGACCTGGACGGTATCGAGGCGGGCAGCTCGCTCGCCGGCCTCAAGGAGGACTTCCCCTATCGCGTCGCGGACCTGTGGGACGCGGTCTTCCTCCGCTCGGGCAGCGATGCGGTGCACACCCTGGCCGGTATGAACGGCGGCTGGAACAGGACCATCGACGACATGCAGGCGACGGCGGACCGCCTCGGCGCCCGCGACACCACGGTGGCGTCCGCCGACGGGTTCGACACGCCGGGCCAGTTCTCGTCCGCGTACGACCTGACGCTCTTCGGACGGGCCGGCCTGGCCGACCCCGACTTCGCCCATTTCGCCGCCACGAAACAGACGGAACTGCCGGAGGAAGGCGGTCCGGACGCGTTCGGCATCGTGAACACCAACCGGCTGCTGGTCGGCTCGCACGGCGTCAAACCGTACGACGGCCTGATCGGGGTGAAGAACGGCTATACGACCCACGCCGGAAACACCCTGATCGCCGCTGCCCGGCGGGACGGCCGGACGCTGCTGGTCACCGTGATGAACCCGCAGTCCGGCAGCCGGAACGCCGTCTACGAGGAGACCCGGGCCCTGCTGGACTGGGGATTCGAGGCGGCTCCCCGGGCGGCGGCCGTCGGCGTGTTGCCCGCGCTGGAGCACCGTAGGAGCACGGGCGTGTCGCAGCCCGTCGCGCACCGCTCGCGGTCCGTCATGCCGCTGCACAAGACGCCGGTCGTGGCGCAGACGGACGTCGACACGCAGGCCCGGTACTGGTGGTTCGTCTCTGCCGCCGGAGCCGTCGGGGTCATCGCCCTCGCCGCGCTCGGCACCGCGCTGTGGCGGCGCCGTCGCGAGCCGTCCGAGAGCCGGGGCGGGGAGTCCGGCTGA